One Lepus europaeus isolate LE1 chromosome X, mLepTim1.pri, whole genome shotgun sequence genomic window carries:
- the LOC133752805 gene encoding UV excision repair protein RAD23 homolog B-like — MRLTLQAGPQLTFHIDIDPGQTVRALKEKIEAEQGREAFPVAGQQLLYAGRVLQDDAVLRDCQIPEHHAVTVLVARPKAATTATATATARQSQPATTARPPAPAASAGAGAPAREAALLSAPATSAPATSTGAPAGAPASHPAAGQSAGPPGAPSPTPDDAIAGPSSGAQPSEQAARALLTRPSSEPVVAEIVSMGYEREHVLAALRASSNNPHRAVEYLLMGLPGDRASAAEVEPPQAGSSRAGRSLGVAAGAAAATSGSGGHPLDFLQSHPDFQQLRQIIQHQPSLLPEVLKGIRPRNPQLLAQFSQYQGYLSHMLTTPLEEAGGERRGGGVDSVGTAEAARADRIKITPQELAAIERLKALGFPEGLVVEAYFACEKNEEWAANFLLEQDLEED; from the coding sequence ATGCGCCTCACCCTCCAGGCCGGGCCGCAGCTCACCTTCCACATCGACATTGACCCCGGCCAGACGGTGAGGGCCCTCAAGGAGAAAATTGAAGCCGAGCAGGGCAGAGAGGCCTTTCCGGTAGCGGGGCAGCAGCTCCTGTATGCGGGCCGCGTCCTGCAGGATGACGCTGTGCTCAGAGACTGTCAGATCCCCGAGCACCACGCTGTGACGGTCCTGGTGGCCAGACCCAAGGCGGcgaccacagccacagccacagccacagctcggCAGTCCCAGCCTGCCACCACGGCCAGGCCCCCTGCCCCCGCAGCATCGGCTGGTGCTGGCGCCCCAGCGCGCGAAGCTGCCTTGCTCTCCGCGCCCGCCACGTCCGCGCCTGCCACTTCCACGGGTGCACCTGCTGGCGCACCTGCCTCACATCCAGCTGCAGGGCAGTCGGCAGGCCCGCCAGGGGCTCCAAGCCCTACACCAGATGATGCCATCGCGGGACCCTCCTCTGGGGCCCAGCCGTCTGAGCAGGCAGCAAGGGCGCTGCTGACACGTCCGTCTTCCGAGCCAGTGGTCGCCGAGATCGTGTCCATGGGCTACGAACGGGAGCACGTCCTTGCAGCCCTGAGAGCCAGTTCCAACAACCCTCACAGAGCCGTGGAGTATCTTTTAATGGGACTCCCCGGAGACAGGGCAAGTGCGGCCGAGGTCGAGCCCCCTCAAGCCGGTAGCAGCCGAGCTGGTCGGTCTTTAGGGGTGGCGGCAGGTGCAGCAGCTGCAACATCGGGTTCTGGAGGACACCCCCTTGACTTTTTACAGAGTCACCCTGActttcaacagttgagacaaattATTCAGCACCAACCTTCATTGCTTCCCGAAGTGCTGAAAGGCATACGTCCACGGAATCCTCAATTACTAGCGCAGTTTAGCCAGTACCAGGGGTATTTGAGTCACATGCTAACTACCCCTTTGGAAGAAGCTGGCGgtgaaaggagaggaggaggagttgACAGTGTGGGAACTGCAGAAGCAGCCAGAGCAGATCGCATTAAAATAACACCCCAGGAATTGGCAGCTATAGAGAGGTTAAAGGCTTTGGGCT